NNNNNNNNNNNNNNNNNNNNNNNNNNNNNNNNNNNNNNNNNNNNNNNNNNNNNNNNNNNNNNNNNNNNNNNNNNNNNNNNNNNNNNNNNNNNNNNNNNNNNNNNNNNNNNNNNNNNNNNNNNNNNNNNNNNNNNNNNNNNNNNNNNNNNNNNNNNNNNNNNNNNNNNNNNNNNNNNNNNNNNNNNNNNNNNNNNNNNNNNNNNNNNNNNNNNNNNNNNNNNNNNNNNNNNNNNNNNNNNNNNNNNNNNNNNNNNNNNNNNNNNNNNNNNNNNNNNNNNNNNNNNNNNNNNNNNNNNNNNNNNNNNNNNNNNNNNNNNNNNNNNNNNNNNNNNNNNNNNNNNNNNNNNNNNNNNNNNNNNNNNNNNNNNNNNNNNNNNNNNNNNNNNNNNNNNNNNNNNNNNNNNNNNNNNNNNNNNNNNNNNNNNNNNNNNNNNNNNNNNNNNNNNNNNNNNNNNNNNNNNNNNNNNNNNNNNNNNNNNNNNNNNNNNNNNNNNNNNNNNNNNNNNNNNNNNNNNNNNNNNNNNNNNNNNNNNNNNNNNNNNNNNNNNNNNNNNNNNNNNNNNNNNNNNNNNNNNNNNNNNNNNNNNNNNNNNNNNNNNNNNNNNNNNNNNNNNNNNNNNNNNNNNNNNNNNNNNNNNNNNNNNNNNNNNNNNNNNNNNNNNNNNNNNNNNNNNNNNNNNNNNNNNNNNNNNNNNNNNNNNNNNNNNNNNNNNNNNNNNNNNNNNNNNNNNNNNNNNNNNNNNNNNNNNNNNNNNNNNNNNNNNNNNNNNNNNNNNNNNNNNNNNNNNNNNNNNNNNNNNNNNNNNNNNNNNNNNNNNNNNNNNNNNNNGGTGAGAGGGGAGGGGCGTCATCATGACCTCCTCTAGGGCTCTGCAACATAACTCCTGTGGTGCCAATCAACAAATTGTTCACTGATGAATCCACAAGGATCTCTGGGCCTACAACCAGGTCCTGGTCCACATGACTGTCGTCTTCGGAGAAGGCACCACTCGCCCCCGGCAGGGGTACGGCTGACACCTCCATGGGAGAAGACGTATCCAGGCAGCAGCTGCGCGGCNCTTCAAGAGGGCACATCCCGTCATCTAAAGGCACGGTGTACTGAAGGTAGTCCTGAGACATGAGTCCGATTACTACAGGCACGTGTTCCTCCAGGTGGAGGCTCAGGTCCCCGGGTGAGCTGGGGCTGCAGCGGGACTCAGGGCGCGGCTCTGGCTGCAGGTCTCGTAGCTCCCTGGGCTGCAGTAGCTCCCTGGGCTGCAGCTCCCGCAGCTCCTTGGGCTGCAGCTCCCGCAGCTCCTTGCGCACACCGTTGACTGGTCCTGGGCTGGCAGCATGCACCAGCGCTTTCACTCGCATCTCCATCTTGATGCACGTCTCCTCCGAGCTGGTGGGACGCAGCGGCCAGGGCGTGGGGCTATAATGGTGGCTTCTCAGTGATGTGGAACGGATGGGCCGCGGAGCACGCACATCCTTGAGTCCACCAGGAgctgaagctgaggagaaagtgTCCTCATCTGTAGGCGCAGTGCCGCCCTTGCCCTTGGTCTTCTGNTTGGCGGACAACCGCCTCTTCAAAGTGCCCATCAGGCTCTCGCTTTTGGATCTGTTCTTCCCTTTCTCATCCTCGCCGCCAATGTCACAACTGGCCATGTCTTTGCCATAACAGCTCCCGAATAAAGAGTCATCTTTCACGAAGTCACCAGCAAGGGACTGGGGCTGAACCACCATGAACTCAGTTTCGTCTTTGCTTTTACTCAGGTTAAAAGATTTCCTGAAGGTCTTGAGactgattttcttcattttgtcaaAAGTTAACTAATCCAAATGGGTCAATTTGGTTCTGGAGCAGTTATGCCCAAACATCGGGAGGGGCTGCGATGCCTCATGGGTGAATTCTGCCCGGCTTCATTTAACCTCTGAAGCtattttctgggggaaaaaaaaaattaaaaaaaaaaaaaaagccattaataaaacaaaacagaaattttaaCTTTTAGCTTCAAAACAAAAGCACCCAATTCTATTCTTAGGAATGTCACCCTAAAGATTAGGATAAATGCCTGCTACATATACTGGGCATGGGGCAAACACTGGGTCCTTTATTTactccttgttttttgttttgtgtttaggcCAGGACTAGGTCTTTTCTACTGACCAGGCTCATCTTCAGCACCAGGCCTAAGTAGCCCCCTCACCACTGCCCATGCAGCAGGCTGAAGGAACAAAACATAATGAAGGCACCATAATGCCCTGGAAGAACAAGCCCACacctcaaacacatacacatgtattgtGAGATACAGTCTATGGCCCATCACGGGTGCATTGCATgatccaaagaagaaaaatgcacCCAAAAATCATACCTTTCCACTGCAGCTTAGAGCAACTTGGTTAATTAGCAGAAGACATAGCTCTAACTCACTGTTTGCTTACTATCCCCTACTATACACACAACAAAGTACAATAACATGAAGGCTAGTAAGTTATGATCTAGAATGCTCATAAGCCAGTAGAAGAGACAGATATATGAATGGTAAATTACAATACAAATCTGTCTGAAACACCCTGGTAAAACAGGTGGGagttgagggaaaaaaagaatatgtcaAGTGTTCAGTGTTAACTACAGATAGCAGGTGGTTGTTACATAGACAAATCTGCAAAAACCATGCTCACTGAAACCACTCAGACCAGACAACCTATCAGGAACAGCTACATCAGCTCCACAAAAAGCAGCAGCAGTTTTAACAGCCTCACTGTCATACACTGTTTCTGGAAGATACTGTAAAAATAGAATACTTATAAATATTTGGAGCACAAGACACTTTAAACATGAAGCTATGCACCAAGTGAACTCACTAAGTGCCTGGTCTTATCCCAGAAAGCAGACTCAGTAACTGATTGTCAAACAGTGTGTTCGCTAACCCTGAGGTTTCAATAGTCCTGCTTGCCACTATCACATATCTATACCACAGATGTTAAAAACACTACCAATGCATATGCAATTTAATTCTAATATTAAGGGGATAAGATCCAATCCTAGACATTAGAAAGTAGAAGCTCAATCAAACCATATGTTTTAGatctcttttctccatcttctagGCAGAGATTactctaaatttttttaaaagaatatctatTTTCCTGTTTGCACTTCCAAAAATATATGCCATCTTTTTATAGGATTACCATCTGTTTTGTGCCCAATAAGTGTTCTGAATCAATCTTGCCATTTTTCTAATTGCAAAGTTTTAAGTTTACACATACACTTGAAAAATTGTATAACAGTTCAAGGAAAAAGGttttagatattaaaaagaaagaaagaaagaaagaaagaaagaaagaaagaaagaaagaaaagaaaagaaaagaaaagaaaagaaaagaaaagaaaagaaaagaaaaacctctacaggcccagcaggtaaaggtacttgccactaaACCTGA
This DNA window, taken from Mus caroli chromosome 18, CAROLI_EIJ_v1.1, whole genome shotgun sequence, encodes the following:
- the Socs6 gene encoding suppressor of cytokine signaling 6 → MKKISLKTFRKSFNLSKSKDETEFMVVQPQSLAGDFVKDDSLFGSCYGKDMASCDIGGEDEKGKNRSKSESLMGTLKRRLSAXQKTKGKGGTAPTDEDTFSSASAPGGLKDVRAPRPIRSTSLRSHHYSPTPWPLRPTSSEETCIKMEMRVKALVHAASPGPVNGVRKELRELQPKELRELQPRELLQPRELRDLQPEPRPESRCSPSSPGDLSLHLEEHVPVVIGLMSQDYLQYTVPLDDGMCPLEXPRSCCLDTSSPMEVSAVPLPGASGAFSEDDSHVDQDLVVGPEILVDSSVNNLLIGTTGVMLQSPRGGHDDAPPLS